One genomic region from Prionailurus bengalensis isolate Pbe53 chromosome C1, Fcat_Pben_1.1_paternal_pri, whole genome shotgun sequence encodes:
- the IPO13 gene encoding importin-13 isoform X1, translating into MERREEQPGAAGAGAAPALDFTVENVEKALHQLYYDPNIENKNLAQKWLMQAQVSPQAWHFSWQLLQPDKVPEIQYFGASALHIKISRYWSDIPTDQYESLKAQLFTQITHFASGSKIVLTRLCVALASLALSMMPDAWPCAVADMVRLFQAEDSPVDGQGRCLALLELLTVLPEEFQTSRLPQYRKGLVRASLAVECGAVFPLLEQLLQQPSSPSCVRQKVLKCFSSWVQLEVPLQDCEALIQAAFAALQDSELFDSSVEAIVNAISQPDAQRYVNTLLKLIPLVLGLQDQLRQAVQNGDMETSHGICRIAVALGENHSRALLDQVEHWQSFLALVNMIMFCTGIPGHYPVNETTSSLTLTFWYTLQDDILSFEAEKQAVYQQVYRPVYFQLVDVLLHKAQFPSDEEYGFWSSDEKEQFRIYRVDISDTLMYVYEMLGAELLSNLYDKLGRLLTSSEEPYSWQHTEALLYGFQSIAETIDVNYSDVVPGLIGLIPRISISNVQLADTVMFTIGALSEWLADHPVMINSVLPLVLHALGNPELSVSSVSTLKKICRECKYDLPPYAANIVAVSQDVLMKQIHKTSQCMWLMQALGFLLSALQVEEILKNLHSLISPYIQQLEKLAEEIVSELPNPSNKLAIVHILGLLSNLFTTLDVSHHEDEHEGPELRKLPVPQGPNPVVVVLQQVFQLIQKVLSKWLNDAQVVEAVCAIFEKSVKTLLDDFAPMVPQLCEMLGRMYSTIPQASALDLTRQLVHIFAHEPAHFPPIEALFLLVTSITLTLFQQGPRDHPDIVDSFMQLLAQALKRKPDLFLCERLDVKAVFQCAVLALKFPEAPTVKASCGFFTELLPRCGEVEPVGKVVQEDGRVLLVAVLEAIGGQASRSLMDCFADILFALNKHCFSLLSMWIKEALQPPGFPSARLSPEQKDTFSQQILRERVNKRRVKEMVKEFTLLCRGLHGTDYTADY; encoded by the exons ATGGAGCGGCGGGAGGAGCAGCCTGGGGCTGCAGGGGCTGGAGCAGCACCAGCCTTGGACTTCACTGTGGAGAACGTGGAGAAG GCGCTGCACCAGCTCTACTACGATCCCAACATTGAGAACAAGAACCTGGCTCAGAAGTGGCTGATGCAGGCCCAGGTCTCCCCACAGGCCTGGCACTTCAGCTGGCAGCTACTGCAGCCCGACAAGGTGCCTGAGATCCAGTACTTTGGGGCCAGTGCCCTGCACATCAAGATCTCTCGCTACTGGAGTGACATCCCCACTGACCAGTATGAAAGTCTAAAGGCACAGCTCTTCACCCAGATCACCCACTTTGCTAGTGGCTCCAAGATCGTGCTGACTCGGCTGTGCGTGGCACTGGCCTCCCTGGCTCTCAGCATGATGCCTGATGCTTGGCCATGTGCTGTGGCAGATATGGTACGGCTCTTCCAGGCTGAGGACTCACCGGTGGATGGTCAGGGCCGCTGCCTGGCCCTACTAGAGCTGCTGACAGTGCTGCCCGAGGAGTTCCAGACGAGCCGCCTGCCCCAGTATCGCAAAGGCCTGGTGCGGGCCAGCCTGGCAGTGGAGTGCGGGGCTGTCTTCCCGTTGCTAGAGCAGCTGCTACAGCAGCCCAGCTCACCCAGCTGTGTGCGTCAGAAGGTGCTCAAGTGCTTTTCCAGCTGGGTGCAGCTGGAGGTGCCACTGCAGGACTGTGAGGCGCTTATTCaggctgcctttgctgctctGCAGGACTCGGAGCTCTTCGACAGCAGCGTGGAGGCCATTGTCAATGCCATTTCACAGCCCGATGCCCAGAG GTATGTGAACACACTCCTTAAACTCATCCCGCTGGTGCTGGGATTGCAAGATCAACTGCGACAGGCAGTGCAGAATGGGGACATGGAGACCTCCCATGGCATCTGTCGCATTGCTGTGGCCCTGGGCGAGAACCACTCCCG GGCCTTGCTGGACCAAGTGGAGCACTGGCAGAGCTTCCTGGCCCTTGTCAACATGATTATGTTCTGCACCGGCATCCCTGGCCACTATCCTGTCAATGAGACCACCAGTTCCCTGACCCTCACCTTCTGGTACACGTTGCAG GATGACATTCTGTCCTTTGAGGCAGAGAAGCAGGCTGTGTACCAGCAGGTGTACCGGCCGGTCTACTTCCAGCTGGTGGATGTGCTTCTGCACAAGGCCCAGTTTCCTTCTGATGAGGAATATGGATTCTGGTCCTCAGATGAGAAGGAGCAGTTCCGAATTTACAG GGTGGACATCTCAGATACGCTCATGTATGTGTATGAGATGCTGGGGGCCGAGCTGCTCAGCAACCTCTATGACAAGCTGGGCCGTTTGCTCACCAGCTCAGAGGAGCCCTACTCCTGGCAG CACACAGAGGCCCTGCTCTATGGCTTCCAATCCATCGCAGAGACCATCGATGTCAATTATTCTGATGTGGTGCCTGGGCTCATTGGCCTCATTCCACGGATCAGCATCAGCAACGTGCAGCTGGCGGATACTGTCATGTTCACCATTG gAGCTCTGTCTGAATGGCTGGCTGACCACCCCGTCATGATCAACAGTGTTCTGCCCCTCGTACTGCATGCCCTAGGCAATCCTGAGCTCTCTGTCTCTTCAGTGTCCACCCTCAAGAAGATCTGCCGAGAATGCAAGTATGACCTGCCACCCTATGCTGCTAACATTGTGGCTGTCTCCCAG GATGTGTTGATGAAACAGATCCACAAG ACAAGCCAGTGCATGTGGCTGATGCAGGCactgggcttcctgctgtcagcccTGCAGGTGGAGGAGATCCTTAAGAACCTGCACTCCCTTATCTCACCCTATATCCAGCAGCTGGAGAAGCTGGCAGAGGAGATAGTGAGTgagctg CCTAATCCTTCCAACAAACTGGCCATTGTCCACATCTTGGGGCTTCTCTCCAACCTCTTCACCACGCTGGATGTCAGTCATCATGAGGATGAACATGAAGGCCCTGAGCTCCGGAAGCTGCCAGTGCCACAGGGACCCAACCCC GTGGTTGTGGTGTTGCAGCAGGTCTTCCAGCTTATCCAGAAGGTGCTGAGCAAATGGCTGAATGATGCCCAAGTGGTGGAG GCGGTGTGCGCTATCTTTGAGAAGTCTGTTAAGACACTGCTGGATGACTTTGCCCCCATGGTGCCACAGCTGTGTGAGATGCTGGGTCGGATGTACAGCACCATCCCCCAGGCCTCTGCTCTTGACCTCACTCGACAG CTGGTCCACATCTTTGCTCATGAACCTGCCCACTTTCCCCCAATCGAGGCCCTCTTCCTGCTCGTCACCTCCATCACACTCACTCTCTTCCAACAAG ggCCCAGGGATCATCCTGatattgttgattcatttatGCAACTCCTGGCACAG GCTCTGAAGCGGAAGCCAGATCTGTTCCTGTGTGAACGATTGGATGTCAAAGCTGTGTTCCAGTGTG CTGTGCTGGCCCTCAAGTTCCCTGAGGCACCTACTGTCAAGGCCTCCTGTGGCTTCTTT ACAGAGCTGCTGCCTCGGTGTGGGGAAGTAGAACCTGTGGGGAAAGTGGTACAGGAGGATGGCCGTGTGCTGCTCGTAGCAGTGCTGGAG GCCATTGGGGGCCAGGCCTCCCGCAGCCTCATGGACTGCTTTGCCGACATCCTATTTGCTCTGAACAAACACTGCTTCAGCCTCCTGAGCATGTGGATCAAGGAGGCACTACAGCCACCTGGTTTTCCCTCCGCCCGCCTCAGCCCTGAACAGAAGGACACCTTCAGCCAGCAGATCCTTCG TGAGCGAGTGAACAAGAGGCGGGTGAAGGAGATGGTGAAAGAATTCACACTGCTGTGCCGGGGGCTACATGGCACAGATTATACAGCTGACTACTGA
- the IPO13 gene encoding importin-13 isoform X2 gives MERREEQPGAAGAGAAPALDFTVENVEKALHQLYYDPNIENKNLAQKWLMQAQVSPQAWHFSWQLLQPDKVPEIQYFGASALHIKISRYWSDIPTDQYESLKAQLFTQITHFASGSKIVLTRLCVALASLALSMMPDAWPCAVADMVRLFQAEDSPVDGQGRCLALLELLTVLPEEFQTSRLPQYRKGLVRASLAVECGAVFPLLEQLLQQPSSPSCVRQKVLKCFSSWVQLEVPLQDCEALIQAAFAALQDSELFDSSVEAIVNAISQPDAQRYVNTLLKLIPLVLGLQDQLRQAVQNGDMETSHGICRIAVALGENHSRALLDQVEHWQSFLALVNMIMFCTGIPGHYPVNETTSSLTLTFWYTLQDDILSFEAEKQAVYQQVYRPVYFQLVDVLLHKAQFPSDEEYGFWSSDEKEQFRIYRVDISDTLMYVYEMLGAELLSNLYDKLGRLLTSSEEPYSWQHTEALLYGFQSIAETIDVNYSDVVPGLIGLIPRISISNVQLADTVMFTIGALSEWLADHPVMINSVLPLVLHALGNPELSVSSVSTLKKICRECKYDLPPYAANIVAVSQDVLMKQIHKTSQCMWLMQALGFLLSALQVEEILKNLHSLISPYIQQLEKLAEEIPNPSNKLAIVHILGLLSNLFTTLDVSHHEDEHEGPELRKLPVPQGPNPVVVVLQQVFQLIQKVLSKWLNDAQVVEAVCAIFEKSVKTLLDDFAPMVPQLCEMLGRMYSTIPQASALDLTRQLVHIFAHEPAHFPPIEALFLLVTSITLTLFQQGPRDHPDIVDSFMQLLAQALKRKPDLFLCERLDVKAVFQCAVLALKFPEAPTVKASCGFFTELLPRCGEVEPVGKVVQEDGRVLLVAVLEAIGGQASRSLMDCFADILFALNKHCFSLLSMWIKEALQPPGFPSARLSPEQKDTFSQQILRERVNKRRVKEMVKEFTLLCRGLHGTDYTADY, from the exons ATGGAGCGGCGGGAGGAGCAGCCTGGGGCTGCAGGGGCTGGAGCAGCACCAGCCTTGGACTTCACTGTGGAGAACGTGGAGAAG GCGCTGCACCAGCTCTACTACGATCCCAACATTGAGAACAAGAACCTGGCTCAGAAGTGGCTGATGCAGGCCCAGGTCTCCCCACAGGCCTGGCACTTCAGCTGGCAGCTACTGCAGCCCGACAAGGTGCCTGAGATCCAGTACTTTGGGGCCAGTGCCCTGCACATCAAGATCTCTCGCTACTGGAGTGACATCCCCACTGACCAGTATGAAAGTCTAAAGGCACAGCTCTTCACCCAGATCACCCACTTTGCTAGTGGCTCCAAGATCGTGCTGACTCGGCTGTGCGTGGCACTGGCCTCCCTGGCTCTCAGCATGATGCCTGATGCTTGGCCATGTGCTGTGGCAGATATGGTACGGCTCTTCCAGGCTGAGGACTCACCGGTGGATGGTCAGGGCCGCTGCCTGGCCCTACTAGAGCTGCTGACAGTGCTGCCCGAGGAGTTCCAGACGAGCCGCCTGCCCCAGTATCGCAAAGGCCTGGTGCGGGCCAGCCTGGCAGTGGAGTGCGGGGCTGTCTTCCCGTTGCTAGAGCAGCTGCTACAGCAGCCCAGCTCACCCAGCTGTGTGCGTCAGAAGGTGCTCAAGTGCTTTTCCAGCTGGGTGCAGCTGGAGGTGCCACTGCAGGACTGTGAGGCGCTTATTCaggctgcctttgctgctctGCAGGACTCGGAGCTCTTCGACAGCAGCGTGGAGGCCATTGTCAATGCCATTTCACAGCCCGATGCCCAGAG GTATGTGAACACACTCCTTAAACTCATCCCGCTGGTGCTGGGATTGCAAGATCAACTGCGACAGGCAGTGCAGAATGGGGACATGGAGACCTCCCATGGCATCTGTCGCATTGCTGTGGCCCTGGGCGAGAACCACTCCCG GGCCTTGCTGGACCAAGTGGAGCACTGGCAGAGCTTCCTGGCCCTTGTCAACATGATTATGTTCTGCACCGGCATCCCTGGCCACTATCCTGTCAATGAGACCACCAGTTCCCTGACCCTCACCTTCTGGTACACGTTGCAG GATGACATTCTGTCCTTTGAGGCAGAGAAGCAGGCTGTGTACCAGCAGGTGTACCGGCCGGTCTACTTCCAGCTGGTGGATGTGCTTCTGCACAAGGCCCAGTTTCCTTCTGATGAGGAATATGGATTCTGGTCCTCAGATGAGAAGGAGCAGTTCCGAATTTACAG GGTGGACATCTCAGATACGCTCATGTATGTGTATGAGATGCTGGGGGCCGAGCTGCTCAGCAACCTCTATGACAAGCTGGGCCGTTTGCTCACCAGCTCAGAGGAGCCCTACTCCTGGCAG CACACAGAGGCCCTGCTCTATGGCTTCCAATCCATCGCAGAGACCATCGATGTCAATTATTCTGATGTGGTGCCTGGGCTCATTGGCCTCATTCCACGGATCAGCATCAGCAACGTGCAGCTGGCGGATACTGTCATGTTCACCATTG gAGCTCTGTCTGAATGGCTGGCTGACCACCCCGTCATGATCAACAGTGTTCTGCCCCTCGTACTGCATGCCCTAGGCAATCCTGAGCTCTCTGTCTCTTCAGTGTCCACCCTCAAGAAGATCTGCCGAGAATGCAAGTATGACCTGCCACCCTATGCTGCTAACATTGTGGCTGTCTCCCAG GATGTGTTGATGAAACAGATCCACAAG ACAAGCCAGTGCATGTGGCTGATGCAGGCactgggcttcctgctgtcagcccTGCAGGTGGAGGAGATCCTTAAGAACCTGCACTCCCTTATCTCACCCTATATCCAGCAGCTGGAGAAGCTGGCAGAGGAGATA CCTAATCCTTCCAACAAACTGGCCATTGTCCACATCTTGGGGCTTCTCTCCAACCTCTTCACCACGCTGGATGTCAGTCATCATGAGGATGAACATGAAGGCCCTGAGCTCCGGAAGCTGCCAGTGCCACAGGGACCCAACCCC GTGGTTGTGGTGTTGCAGCAGGTCTTCCAGCTTATCCAGAAGGTGCTGAGCAAATGGCTGAATGATGCCCAAGTGGTGGAG GCGGTGTGCGCTATCTTTGAGAAGTCTGTTAAGACACTGCTGGATGACTTTGCCCCCATGGTGCCACAGCTGTGTGAGATGCTGGGTCGGATGTACAGCACCATCCCCCAGGCCTCTGCTCTTGACCTCACTCGACAG CTGGTCCACATCTTTGCTCATGAACCTGCCCACTTTCCCCCAATCGAGGCCCTCTTCCTGCTCGTCACCTCCATCACACTCACTCTCTTCCAACAAG ggCCCAGGGATCATCCTGatattgttgattcatttatGCAACTCCTGGCACAG GCTCTGAAGCGGAAGCCAGATCTGTTCCTGTGTGAACGATTGGATGTCAAAGCTGTGTTCCAGTGTG CTGTGCTGGCCCTCAAGTTCCCTGAGGCACCTACTGTCAAGGCCTCCTGTGGCTTCTTT ACAGAGCTGCTGCCTCGGTGTGGGGAAGTAGAACCTGTGGGGAAAGTGGTACAGGAGGATGGCCGTGTGCTGCTCGTAGCAGTGCTGGAG GCCATTGGGGGCCAGGCCTCCCGCAGCCTCATGGACTGCTTTGCCGACATCCTATTTGCTCTGAACAAACACTGCTTCAGCCTCCTGAGCATGTGGATCAAGGAGGCACTACAGCCACCTGGTTTTCCCTCCGCCCGCCTCAGCCCTGAACAGAAGGACACCTTCAGCCAGCAGATCCTTCG TGAGCGAGTGAACAAGAGGCGGGTGAAGGAGATGGTGAAAGAATTCACACTGCTGTGCCGGGGGCTACATGGCACAGATTATACAGCTGACTACTGA